In Malus sylvestris chromosome 2, drMalSylv7.2, whole genome shotgun sequence, the genomic stretch CTCCGTTGTCGCGAAGGCGCCGGTTAAAAGCCTTGTGACGGGACAGGTCAAGATCCTGAGGCGCGGTGAGGTTTTGAACCCGGAGAAGGGCAACCGAGGGCTACGAGTTGTTGCCAGCGACGATTGCAAGCCGAAGGCGAACAAGGAAAACGATCCGGATCTGGTTTTGGGATCCACGGACCGTTTGGGACCCGACCCGGAGACCGTGCAGAAGCAGATTAAAGCTGCTGAGTTCAAGGTCATGGACGCGATTTATGCCGGATCGAGCGCTTTCTACGCGTCTCCGCCTCCGAGCTCGGTGCCGCTGCCTGCTTTTTTGGGAAGGAACGGCACCGCAACGAGCGATCTCCGCCGGCTGCTGCGGCTCGATTTGGTGTGAGCGATGGTGATTTAGCAAGGCTGCCTGCTTGAATCGTTTGATCGAAAGTTAAATGAATCCGAGATCCGGAAAATCTCGTTGAAGGTTCTTCTGTTAGTTGGTAATGATTGTTCGCTTTGCTTCCTTTATTTTTTCAAGAGGAAAGTTGATTGAGTGCGAGCAAATGATGATAAGATTAGGGCAAATATCTTGCTAGGGTTTGTGCAAATCAAAGGAAGAAGATTAATAGGAAAGTTTGTGTGCTTGGTGCCTTGTATAGTTTACTTAGTGTGCAAGAAATGTTTACAAGGTTGGATGAAAAGAGAagtata encodes the following:
- the LOC126614032 gene encoding uncharacterized protein LOC126614032; the encoded protein is MVTAILRSQDCLRGRFRHEALTLTLSPRSGSRRSPNFSNPNPNSAPNHGPAANVHQSRRRKRSPIAVQSNQHDRPRDRCADRSVVAKAPVKSLVTGQVKILRRGEVLNPEKGNRGLRVVASDDCKPKANKENDPDLVLGSTDRLGPDPETVQKQIKAAEFKVMDAIYAGSSAFYASPPPSSVPLPAFLGRNGTATSDLRRLLRLDLV